A DNA window from Candidatus Hydrogenedens sp. contains the following coding sequences:
- a CDS encoding PIG-L family deacetylase: MHNVMVFAPHADDAAAFCGGTLAKWSANGWNIILIRVTDDARDSVGLTMEETKRRNRAELEKSCSILGIKEIVDLDFPTDTLADIPLTKLRERFVYLIRKYKPYAIFSFDPYAHFEPNMDHIRVARAVEEALWVSCFDLHHPEHFKEGLEPFSVCERWYFARNLEKITYAEDITEFFPNRVQALSAHETMMRNILNQFRLQLKTWGYRVSVIEEAYSGDYSGLLEQVIYMQCSQIAEECGLPEGTLAEGFRVDRFGDMEAFFQQFAEPLKDVPQGPKRPFFDKYWPDE, encoded by the coding sequence ATGCATAATGTGATGGTTTTTGCACCGCATGCAGATGATGCGGCTGCATTTTGTGGGGGTACATTAGCGAAATGGAGTGCAAATGGCTGGAATATCATATTGATTCGTGTTACAGATGATGCCCGGGATTCTGTGGGATTAACGATGGAGGAAACAAAACGGCGGAATCGGGCTGAATTAGAAAAGTCATGTAGCATTTTGGGGATAAAAGAGATTGTGGATTTGGATTTTCCTACCGATACGCTCGCTGATATACCTCTGACGAAGTTGCGTGAAAGGTTTGTATACCTAATTCGTAAGTATAAGCCGTATGCGATTTTTAGTTTTGACCCGTATGCTCATTTTGAACCGAATATGGACCATATTCGTGTAGCAAGGGCTGTGGAAGAAGCCCTCTGGGTATCTTGTTTTGACCTACACCATCCGGAGCATTTTAAGGAGGGATTGGAACCTTTTTCTGTATGTGAACGGTGGTATTTTGCACGGAATTTAGAGAAGATTACCTATGCAGAAGATATAACCGAATTTTTCCCCAATCGAGTTCAAGCTTTGTCTGCTCACGAGACCATGATGAGAAATATACTAAATCAATTTCGCTTGCAATTGAAAACATGGGGTTATCGTGTTTCTGTTATCGAAGAGGCTTATTCGGGGGATTATAGTGGTCTTCTGGAGCAGGTAATTTATATGCAATGTTCACAAATTGCGGAAGAGTGTGGTTTGCCGGAAGGAACATTGGCAGAAGGTTTTCGAGTAGACCGTTTTGGTGATATGGAGGCATTTTTTCAACAGTTTGCAGAACCACTCAAAGATGTTCCTCAGGGACCCAAGAGACCTTTTTTTGATAAGTATTGGCCTGATGAATAA
- a CDS encoding uroporphyrinogen decarboxylase family protein translates to MNARERVIAVIKHERFDRIPIYGWVRANLEEVINKTFGSVKNFEDRYEFDWAHLFGGPSIYPPSTIEELKNTALKLGKVIYPADVLDLPFTDPDDEEPYQSLIQEIQFYKENRQRFTLVQVPGCFEFYNDLFGLEHQLMYLLEYPEELKELYQRLLKWSIQLSMNCIDLGVDMIHVSDDWGSQKGLLFNKSIWWDLIFPYHKKLVDVVKKRKVFVSLHSDGNINDIVEGIVEIGYQVVHPWQESAGMSLKEQKKKYSDKFVVMGGLDVQTVLGFKDYFKVQLEIDRVLNLFKDSGLLFCTSHFVQPHCEIEELCFAYDYLYHRVRELSDENKNFLIP, encoded by the coding sequence ATGAATGCTCGGGAGCGTGTTATTGCGGTAATTAAACATGAGAGGTTTGACCGAATTCCTATATACGGTTGGGTTCGGGCAAATTTAGAAGAAGTAATAAATAAAACCTTTGGGTCTGTCAAAAATTTTGAAGACCGTTATGAATTTGATTGGGCACATCTTTTCGGAGGACCTTCCATATATCCACCTTCCACAATCGAAGAACTAAAAAATACCGCATTAAAACTTGGAAAAGTTATTTATCCTGCCGATGTGCTGGACCTCCCTTTTACTGACCCGGATGATGAAGAACCCTATCAATCTTTAATTCAGGAAATTCAGTTTTATAAAGAGAACCGACAACGATTTACTCTTGTCCAGGTACCGGGTTGTTTTGAGTTTTACAATGACTTATTTGGTTTGGAACATCAATTAATGTATCTGCTCGAATATCCTGAAGAACTTAAAGAACTTTATCAGCGGCTACTAAAATGGAGCATCCAATTATCTATGAACTGTATTGACCTTGGAGTGGACATGATTCATGTATCGGATGATTGGGGTTCGCAAAAAGGACTGCTGTTTAATAAAAGTATCTGGTGGGATTTGATATTTCCTTACCATAAAAAACTTGTGGATGTGGTAAAGAAACGAAAGGTATTTGTAAGTTTGCATAGTGATGGAAATATCAACGATATTGTGGAAGGTATTGTTGAAATAGGCTATCAGGTAGTTCATCCATGGCAGGAATCTGCCGGAATGTCTCTCAAAGAACAAAAGAAAAAATATTCCGATAAATTTGTTGTAATGGGTGGATTAGATGTGCAAACAGTTTTGGGTTTCAAAGATTATTTCAAGGTGCAATTGGAAATTGACCGTGTCTTGAATTTATTTAAAGATAGCGGCCTTCTATTTTGCACCTCACATTTCGTTCAACCTCATTGCGAGATTGAGGAATTATGTTTTGCTTATGATTATCTTTATCATCGTGTCCGTGAGTTATCCGATGAAAATAAAAACTTTCTTATCCCATAA
- a CDS encoding DUF5011 domain-containing protein, with translation MFKLHKINLFLFILVPSFVLNSQQTSPVVHEANSNPLGIHLSRQVPREYNPGNPLEIVVNIYCNAPDPNYPVTAIGLYEMLPADWTFMGMRGISTEPPPIAPAQGTAGTLQFAWITPPPFPCSFAYTVQVPENAVGVKTISGQVEYRTNGPRLVSPPEVTEINGVDRTPPEISLLGDNPYVVYQGTEYREPGYKAQDNADGDITDRVQVSGNVDVNQPGEYTLTYTVRDNAGNNSSANRIVRVLERETQTPTTGGTVTPPVGGGSVVVPPSVPTTRINQPTQTTTNRQQVPSTATAPIPTDKTQTQKPEEVTFPRPDFPGTGGNLAKPSSQGNTSSKPNFPIANFPKPNSPKEGRAQGIASGQPLKPFEIPKEIRGGAKPPPTFEKNKIPTTLGEKTAEKKSSENIENTTSIASKPAIEPIESPPKQELAVTTGTDTSASSASKENTSSLEMAPIKIDGGGKGNLPAFLGGFKDWWTKKTQAERRNLIGMLVLLGLLTLLCFITGRTAYQGITPQPRRKKEETIKTETGTES, from the coding sequence ATGTTCAAACTACATAAAATAAATTTGTTTTTGTTTATATTAGTTCCTTCTTTTGTTCTTAATTCTCAACAAACATCCCCGGTTGTTCACGAAGCCAATTCAAATCCTTTAGGAATACATTTATCGAGGCAGGTGCCCAGGGAATATAATCCAGGAAATCCATTGGAGATTGTTGTCAATATATATTGTAATGCTCCTGACCCGAATTATCCCGTAACGGCGATAGGTTTATACGAGATGTTACCTGCGGATTGGACATTTATGGGTATGCGGGGTATATCAACAGAACCACCTCCCATAGCACCGGCACAAGGCACAGCAGGAACTTTACAATTTGCATGGATAACACCTCCGCCTTTTCCATGCTCTTTCGCATACACGGTTCAAGTGCCTGAAAATGCAGTTGGAGTAAAAACGATTTCCGGGCAGGTGGAATATAGGACTAATGGTCCCCGACTGGTATCACCACCCGAAGTTACAGAAATTAATGGAGTAGACCGTACTCCTCCAGAAATTTCACTTTTGGGTGATAATCCGTATGTAGTCTATCAAGGTACAGAATATCGTGAACCTGGTTATAAAGCACAGGATAATGCAGATGGGGATATAACAGACCGTGTTCAGGTAAGTGGAAATGTAGATGTAAATCAACCTGGAGAATATACTCTTACATACACGGTGCGTGATAATGCAGGAAATAATTCTTCGGCGAATAGGATTGTTCGTGTATTAGAACGGGAAACGCAAACACCAACTACCGGAGGGACTGTAACACCACCTGTTGGTGGAGGTTCTGTTGTTGTTCCTCCATCTGTACCAACAACGCGTATCAATCAACCTACTCAAACAACTACAAATCGGCAACAGGTGCCATCCACGGCAACTGCTCCAATACCCACAGATAAAACACAAACACAGAAACCTGAAGAGGTTACTTTCCCAAGACCTGATTTTCCTGGAACTGGAGGTAATCTGGCAAAACCGAGTTCTCAAGGAAATACCTCCTCCAAGCCTAATTTCCCTATAGCAAATTTTCCAAAACCAAATTCCCCCAAAGAGGGACGAGCTCAGGGAATAGCCAGTGGACAACCGTTAAAACCATTTGAAATACCTAAAGAAATTCGGGGGGGTGCCAAACCTCCTCCAACTTTTGAAAAAAACAAAATACCTACAACTCTTGGAGAAAAAACGGCGGAAAAGAAATCGTCAGAAAATATAGAAAATACCACTTCTATTGCGTCAAAACCCGCAATAGAACCTATTGAAAGCCCGCCAAAACAAGAACTTGCAGTAACTACCGGGACCGATACATCTGCCTCGTCAGCAAGTAAAGAGAATACAAGTTCTCTTGAAATGGCACCGATAAAAATAGATGGCGGCGGTAAAGGGAATTTGCCCGCATTTTTAGGCGGGTTTAAAGATTGGTGGACAAAAAAGACACAGGCAGAACGAAGAAATTTGATAGGGATGTTAGTCTTATTAGGACTGTTAACACTGCTTTGCTTTATAACGGGAAGAACGGCTTATCAGGGGATAACTCCGCAACCTCGTAGAAAGAAAGAAGAAACCATTAAGACAGAAACTGGTACGGAAAGTTAG
- a CDS encoding DNA methyltransferase has protein sequence MKTFHKIIIGDSRKMNEISDKSIHLIITSPPYWQLKDYGVDNQIGFNNSYEEYIHYLNLVWNECYRVLHDGCRLCINIGDQFARSVYYGRYKIIPIRTEIIKFCETIGFDYMGAIIWQKPTTMNTTGGASVMGSYPYPRNGIIKIDYEFILIFKKPGNPPVVPKELKEKSKLSKEEWNEYFSGHWNFNGEKQTEHIAMFPEELPKRLIKMFSFMGDTVLDPFLGSGTTILSAKNLCRNSVGYEINKEFLPIIKDKLGINHDLLFSKDDFEISYQKKLDINWKNEIEKLPYIFKDPIHFDKKINPKVFKFGSKIDLENEYKREEYFTVKKVISPEELILSNGIKVKLLGVKTNSKKEQKAVKFLIQKTKNKKVFLRYDTTKYNSENTLLVYFYLKNKTFVNSHLIKKGLADVDVSFDYSYKDKFIKLKEQMHG, from the coding sequence ATGAAAACATTCCATAAAATCATCATTGGTGATTCACGAAAGATGAATGAGATTTCCGATAAGAGCATTCATCTAATCATAACCTCTCCCCCTTATTGGCAGCTGAAAGATTACGGTGTAGACAACCAGATTGGTTTTAATAATTCCTATGAAGAATACATCCATTATCTTAATCTGGTATGGAATGAATGTTATAGAGTATTACATGATGGCTGTCGGCTATGCATAAATATTGGCGATCAATTTGCAAGGTCTGTGTATTATGGTAGATATAAAATTATTCCGATACGGACTGAAATTATAAAATTTTGTGAAACAATTGGCTTTGATTATATGGGAGCGATTATATGGCAGAAGCCTACAACTATGAATACTACTGGAGGTGCGTCTGTAATGGGAAGTTATCCCTATCCAAGAAATGGGATTATCAAAATAGACTATGAATTCATTTTGATATTTAAAAAACCCGGAAATCCTCCTGTTGTGCCGAAAGAATTAAAAGAAAAATCAAAATTAAGCAAAGAAGAATGGAACGAATACTTCTCCGGGCATTGGAATTTTAATGGAGAAAAACAAACAGAACATATAGCTATGTTTCCTGAGGAATTGCCCAAACGACTAATAAAGATGTTCAGTTTTATGGGTGATACCGTATTAGACCCTTTCTTAGGAAGTGGAACAACTATTTTATCAGCAAAAAACTTATGTCGCAATTCTGTCGGATATGAAATAAATAAGGAATTTCTCCCGATTATAAAAGATAAACTAGGTATTAACCATGACCTGTTATTTTCAAAAGATGATTTTGAAATTTCTTATCAGAAAAAATTGGACATAAATTGGAAAAATGAGATTGAAAAATTACCCTATATATTTAAAGACCCTATTCATTTTGATAAAAAAATCAATCCCAAAGTATTCAAATTCGGTTCTAAAATTGACTTAGAAAACGAATACAAAAGAGAAGAATACTTTACAGTTAAAAAGGTTATCAGTCCAGAAGAATTGATTTTAAGTAATGGCATAAAAGTCAAATTGTTAGGGGTTAAAACAAATAGTAAAAAAGAACAAAAAGCCGTAAAATTCTTAATCCAAAAAACAAAAAATAAAAAAGTATTTCTAAGATATGACACTACCAAATATAATTCTGAAAATACTCTTCTGGTATATTTTTATTTAAAAAACAAGACATTTGTAAATAGTCATCTTATTAAAAAAGGACTGGCAGATGTAGATGTTTCATTCGATTATTCCTATAAAGATAAATTTATAAAATTGAAAGAACAAATGCATGGCTAA
- the ispG gene encoding flavodoxin-dependent (E)-4-hydroxy-3-methylbut-2-enyl-diphosphate synthase, with the protein MSKNAGIFHRRKKTYSVHVRDCVIGGGYPIVVQAMTNTNTEDAEATAKQVADLFQAGAEIVRMTVNTALSAKSVPEIRKRLEDMGLDVPLVGDFHYNGHILLSKYPECAQTLDKFRINPGNVGVKDKKTIHFIQICEIAKDLNKPVRIGVNIGSLDADLVVQQMELNAKSAHPKTSNEIYDECMVLSALQSVDMAQEAGLKPEQIVISCKSSSPIQLVRVYRELSKRTQQPLHLGLTEAGSGIRGIVWSSTVMGILLSEGIGDTIRVSLTPTSGNDRREEVYVAQEILQSLGIRQFAPQVISCPGCGRTSNHTFQEIAERVQKYIREHLHYWRMKYRGVEQMNIAVMGCIVNGPGESRFANIGISLPGNGEHPQCPVYIDGEKKTVLSGSAEELASQFIKLIEDYIQKHYS; encoded by the coding sequence ATGAGTAAAAACGCTGGAATTTTTCATCGCAGAAAAAAAACATATTCCGTCCATGTACGGGATTGTGTTATAGGTGGGGGATATCCTATTGTTGTTCAGGCGATGACAAATACGAACACAGAAGATGCCGAGGCAACAGCAAAACAGGTGGCAGACCTATTCCAAGCAGGTGCGGAGATTGTCCGAATGACTGTTAACACAGCCCTATCGGCAAAGAGTGTTCCGGAGATAAGAAAGCGACTGGAAGATATGGGACTGGATGTTCCGTTAGTGGGTGATTTTCATTATAACGGACACATTTTATTATCCAAATATCCCGAATGTGCTCAAACCCTCGATAAGTTTCGTATCAACCCGGGAAATGTAGGTGTAAAGGACAAGAAAACAATCCATTTTATTCAGATATGCGAAATTGCGAAAGACCTCAATAAACCCGTTCGAATAGGAGTGAATATTGGTTCATTAGACGCAGACCTTGTTGTCCAGCAGATGGAACTCAATGCAAAATCTGCTCATCCAAAAACCAGTAATGAAATATATGATGAATGTATGGTGCTATCTGCCTTGCAATCTGTGGATATGGCACAGGAAGCAGGGTTGAAACCGGAACAAATTGTTATATCCTGTAAAAGTAGTTCTCCAATACAATTGGTTCGTGTATATCGGGAATTATCCAAACGAACGCAACAACCCCTACATTTAGGATTAACAGAAGCGGGTTCTGGTATACGAGGGATTGTCTGGTCTTCAACTGTAATGGGAATACTTTTGTCGGAGGGGATAGGGGATACCATACGCGTTAGTTTGACACCTACATCGGGGAATGACCGTAGGGAAGAGGTATATGTGGCTCAGGAGATTTTGCAATCGTTAGGTATCCGTCAGTTTGCACCTCAGGTTATATCCTGTCCCGGATGTGGTCGCACTTCCAATCATACCTTTCAGGAAATAGCAGAACGGGTGCAAAAATATATACGGGAGCATTTGCATTACTGGCGAATGAAGTATAGAGGGGTTGAACAAATGAACATTGCTGTTATGGGATGTATTGTTAATGGACCCGGTGAATCGCGTTTTGCGAATATAGGGATTAGTCTTCCGGGTAATGGAGAACATCCTCAATGTCCTGTTTATATAGATGGAGAGAAGAAAACTGTATTAAGTGGCAGTGCAGAAGAGTTAGCAAGCCAATTTATAAAGTTAATAGAGGATTATATTCAGAAGCATTATTCATAG